Part of the Triticum aestivum cultivar Chinese Spring chromosome 4D, IWGSC CS RefSeq v2.1, whole genome shotgun sequence genome is shown below.
GCCGCGGCGGCCCGATAAAGACACACCAGCAAAGGCACACGCGCGAGGCGCGAGCAAGCCTCGGGCTCACGCCGGCCACCTCATCCTCTCTTCTCTTTTAAGCCCCCTAATTATTAAAATGACTAACCTGCCCCCCGGTTCATCAGCCTCCTCTTGGTCCTGCCATGGAGAAAAGTCAGAGACGGCCGGGACAAATGTGGCCTCCTCCTCCTGACCTCCTCCGTTATGTGTCTTGCTCTTCGTCTCTCTTTCCCAACTCCCTCTTAATTGCTCCACTGTTAACGCAACAAAAATAAGCTCTTTTTCccacccaaaaataaaataaaatcaaagcTCAAGTTTAGCAACTCCGTCGGGTCAACACGGACACGAGCAATAAAAAATAGTACTCCTACCAGTTTAGCTAATTAATTGATTagtcaaccaagtacgggctgttaGGGAGATGGATTAATTAGGCCGGCATGCGACGCACATGAAACACTATTAACCAAAACAACAGATCGAGGGTGCAGATTGCTCCACGTCGATCAGCcggagaaaaaggaaaaagaaaaatacaGAGAGAGGGACGGGAGGGTTGCACCCACCAAAAATTCAGCTGTGGCTAGGCTACACTCCTTTTCCTGTCTTTTTAAATTTATCTCCAATCTCCAAAAATAAAGGAGGAGCAGAATGTGACGGACATGGGGCGGGCGCCCGTTCAAGGCACACGAAAAAAGTCTCGGAATTTGCCAGGCATGGGTCAATTTGCTCCTGGCCCCGGGCCTTTCAAGTGCTGGTCAATttcgaaatgaaaaagaaaaggctgGAAAGACACGGAGAGGGACTCCTCCAGCCTCCTCGCTTTCTTTCTTTTCCCATCCAATCCCCCACACCCCTCTCTGCTTTACGGCCCAATTTATTTCTTCTTCTACCGGATAATGCAAAACGCATCTCCATGAACATCCGCCCGTCATCTAGACACCGATGTTATATCGTAACATGACGATACATGAACCCATAATTTTACTTGCATTCTTCTAGATCACATGTCCGCATTAGCATAttattaactactccctccgtcgcaTAATATAAGAGCATCTTTTACACTATTTTCTTCATACAGTACAGAATTAGTTGTAGTTGAAACGGACGCCGGAATGGTAAGACGGTAGTAGAGAGCGGAAAAAGGGTGGAGGGGAGAAAGCAAGGGGAGGGAGACAAATAAAAACAAGGGCACGACATCAGCAGCACCAGCAAATAATAACTTAACCACAGCACAACAACGACGCTGATTATTAAACGCGCAAGGAAAAGAGAATAAAAAGGGGAGGGGGGATACCAAAGGAGGAGGTGAGAGAGGGCGACGACAACAGCGACGTTTTCCTAAGAGCCAGCGCTCCCCTTAACCTCGGGCTCTGTCCAATTCCGATACATATcatcagcagcagcggcggcggcaggagggatcagcagcagagcagcagcagcagctctttTTTTTATATATGCGAGGTGCACCGGCCGGGCTGTATATTAGCCTCCCCGCCCTTCCCCTTTGCGTCGCTCTTCCCTTTCAGAAGGCGATTGCACAAGGCGACCAAGAACTGCTGCTGCGCCCGACCGGACAAGGGAAAAAAATATAGGGATAGTCACTcacaccagagagagagagaggtagataAAGAGATTTCGAGAGAGAGGGAGACAAGCGGAGACAGAGATGGAGAGGAGGTCTCTCGGAGGCAAGCCTTTCACTCCCTCGACAAGATAACGATGTGCTCCTCCTCATCTTAGGTAAGTGAAACTGAAAAGCTAAGCTATATTTGCTAGCTTGATAGGTTGCTAGCCAGCGCGTCGATTCGATCGAGCTGTTCATGCGTAATTCGATCGATTGCGTGCTGTGGAGTTTGGGAAATAGATTGAGATCCTTTTTAGTTTTGTTTGAAGTTCTTTTAATTCTGTGGTTTTGGATTCTTAATCTTTTTCTTTGTTgggttctttttttcctttttctgatgCCCTGCGCGGTTGTTGCCGATGAACTTGTCTCAGGTTGCTGCGGGAGATCGAAGGGGATTTTTCTTGgcgccgacgacgacgatgatgacagTGGCGCCGCCGGTATGGGGATAGCggcgccaccgtgtcagcagacgaCCACGCGGCAGGTGAGCGCAACCACGAGCAGTGCGGCGATCTACGGCGGCCGGCCGGCCACGGCGAGTTCTATGTCCCACTCCCAGGGATTCCACCAGGGCAGCAGCGGCGTCTACGGCTTCTCCTCGGATGGCTTCGACCGCCCGGGATCCAGCCAGGACCACGACCAGCagcaagagcagcagcagcaccacGTGGCGCAGCAGAGCCGACGCGACAAGATGAGGGTCCAGGGCTTCGacccggccgccgccgctgcccacgGGCTGCTCCCTATCGACGGCGATGAGCACGTCGAGCCCGGCGCCATGTACGACCACGCCGCGGCCGCCGGCGCCTCCAACATGCTCGCCGAGATGTTCAACTTCTCCGCCCagacgccgtcggggccatccgcCACCGAGCTGCTGGCCAGCCAGATGAACGCCAACTACCGCTTCGGGTTCCGGCAGCAGGCGCCGGGAGCGGTAGTAGCCGGCTTGCCCGGCGACGGCGGTTGGTTCGGCAGCGGCGGGCCTGGCCGCGCTGGCGTGGTCCTCGGCGGGGCTAACTTATTAGGTGAGACGTCCTCGCCCAAGCAACAAGCAGGCGGCATGGCGGGCCTAGCCACCGACCCGGCCGCCGCGATGCAGCTCTTCTTGATGAAccctcagcagcagcaacagtcaaggtcgtcgccgccgtcgcctccgccgTCGGACGCGCAGTCGGCTATTCAGCACCACGAGGCGTTCCAGGCGTACGGCAACGCCGCGAGTtcgttcggcggcggcggggccggcgtggTGGAAGGCCAGGGCCTATCCCTCTCCCTGTCACCGTCGTTACAGCAGCTGGAGATGGCGAAGCAGGCCGAGGAGCTAAGGGTGAGAGACGGCGTGCTCTACTTCAACcgacagcaacagcagcagcagcaggccccGTCGGTGCAACAGCTCCCGATGGCATTGCACGGCCAGGTGGGCACGATGGGGCAGCAGCTCCACGTCGGATACGGCCCCGCCGGGGTCGCCGGCGTGCTGCGCAACTCCAAGTACACGCGCGCGGCCCAGGAGCTCCTGGACGAATTCTGCAGCGTGGGGCGCGGGCAGACGATCAAGGGAGGCGGGCGCGGTGCCGGCGGCTCCTCGTCGAACCCTAACGCGAGCAAGGGCGGACCCTCCAGCTCCGGCGCCGCCCAGTCGCCATCGTCGGCGTCCAAGGAGCCCCCGCAGCTGTCCCCCGCCGACCGGTTCGAGCAGCAGCGCAAGAAGGCCAAGCTCATCTCCATGCTCGACGAGGCACGTACCCACATCTATCTCTTTCTCATGCATGCATGGTGATGGTGGTGTCCAAATAGGAGCTCCGgccggcgcggcggcatggcgccgGCAAAGTTTAGGTAGGTGCAAGTGCAACAGACAGTAGGTAGCTGGCCGGTAGGGCTGGCTAGCCAGTACGGCCGCCCAGCTGCTTCAGAACCAACGAACGAACGAACTGGCTCCTGTCTTTTTTTTTACCACCAGCTCAGTCACTCACTCGGACCAGGACGACGTGGCATGCACAGCCAGGCGGCCGCCAATGGCAGCGAGCGCAGGCTGCGGCAGCCAGGGGTAGCTTTTGGGTGGATTGTCACGACGCAAACTCCAAGGGCGATATGAATCTCCAATCATAGTAACATCCATCCATCCCACGGCCCCCGATCCGATTTCTTTCTTTTTGTGCGGTTGTTGGTGCCGCAATGCCGTGATAGCAGCTGTCGCCGCGGCATTCATCGCCTCCATTTCTTTATGCTTGCTTGCATGGACTCTCTCTTTCCATATCTCTTCCCCCACAAAGGGAAAGAGAGTACGGCCACCCGTTGGTATTTATTATATTTCCATCCATCTCCACACACGCATTTGGACTATGATTTGTGTCACGTCACCACGTCAAATTATATAGAATAAGATCAtaaagtatcatatactactactcTAGTCTCTCTAGTAGCTAGTGTGTGTGAAAGTTCATGATTCTAATCGAGTAGTAGTAAATATATCTGGCTAGCTAGCTATATACTTATAAGAAATTGGACAAAATGGCTGGAGAAAGATAGGTGCATGCGTTAGCTCAGGTAGATTTGTGTGGGAGCTGTTAGAATTTGGCACAGTGAGCAAGTACGAGAGGTAGCGCTCACATGTGTGTCCCCGGCCGGATACTATAAATTACTACTCCTGCTACATAATTGGAAAGAGAGATCGGCGATCAACAGCACGAGCACAGCACATGAACAAATCGGCACATGCAAGTTAGATGCCTCCGCGCATGGCTTTGCTGTTGCCAAACGGCCGTGGGCCTCGGCTCCGCTTGTTCTTTCCACCCATTTCCCGCTCATAATTGTGCCAGCGACACATGCTACGCCATGCCCATGTCTTAATTGCCCGCACCCAAAGTTTGTTTCTTTCTTTCGTGTCTGGTAACTCTGAATTTTCTTCTTCACAATCCACCCACGATCATGCATGCATCCTATAATCTCTTAGTCGATCTAGCTGCCTGTgattttttctccttttcttttttactttcatTCCTACCATCGGGTAAAACGACCAATGCCTACTTACTTCTAATTTAATTTACAGAACTTCAAGATCGATCGATGTGGTTAATTAATTAGCTCAAAGATTGTGCATGTGTTTTGTCCCACAGGTGGATCGGAGGTACAACCACTACTGCGACCAGATGCAGATGGTGGTGAACTTCTTCGACTCGGTGATGGGGTTCGGGGCGGCGACGCCCTACACGGCGCTGGCGCAGAAGGCCATGTCGCGGCACTTCCGGTGCCTCAAGGACGCCATCGCCGCGCAGCTGCGGCACACCTGCGAGCTGCTGGGCGAGAAGGACGCCGGCACGAGCTCCGGGCTGACCAAGGGCGAGACGCCGCGGCTCCGCGCCATCGACCAGAGCCTCCGGCAGCAGCGCGCCTTCCACCACATGGGCATGATGGAGCAGGAGGCGTGGCGGCCCCAGCGCGGCCTCCCCGAGCGCTCCGTCAGCATCC
Proteins encoded:
- the LOC123096010 gene encoding BEL1-like homeodomain protein 4 isoform X1; its protein translation is MRNSIDCVLWSLGNRLRSFLVLFEVLLILWFWILNLFLCWVLFFLFLMPCAVVADELVSGCCGRSKGIFLGADDDDDDSGAAGMGIAAPPCQQTTTRQVSATTSSAAIYGGRPATASSMSHSQGFHQGSSGVYGFSSDGFDRPGSSQDHDQQQEQQQHHVAQQSRRDKMRVQGFDPAAAAAHGLLPIDGDEHVEPGAMYDHAAAAGASNMLAEMFNFSAQTPSGPSATELLASQMNANYRFGFRQQAPGAVVAGLPGDGGWFGSGGPGRAGVVLGGANLLGETSSPKQQAGGMAGLATDPAAAMQLFLMNPQQQQQSRSSPPSPPPSDAQSAIQHHEAFQAYGNAASSFGGGGAGVVEGQGLSLSLSPSLQQLEMAKQAEELRVRDGVLYFNRQQQQQQQAPSVQQLPMALHGQVGTMGQQLHVGYGPAGVAGVLRNSKYTRAAQELLDEFCSVGRGQTIKGGGRGAGGSSSNPNASKGGPSSSGAAQSPSSASKEPPQLSPADRFEQQRKKAKLISMLDEVDRRYNHYCDQMQMVVNFFDSVMGFGAATPYTALAQKAMSRHFRCLKDAIAAQLRHTCELLGEKDAGTSSGLTKGETPRLRAIDQSLRQQRAFHHMGMMEQEAWRPQRGLPERSVSILRSWLFEHFLHPYPSDADKHLLARQTGLSRNQVSNWFINARVRLWKPMIEEMYQQETKELEGSSAGGGGGGPESGNDPSGADDLHSPTTTGAQQHPQQQVVMQHGGGRYGQQEHGMSGVHPHKLDPGAGPSVADAAFVGLDPAELLGGDAHVGAADDLYGRFEPGVRMRYGPAATGAVSGDVSLTLGLQHAGAGNQGPDGSGRFSLRDYNGC
- the LOC123096010 gene encoding BEL1-like homeodomain protein 4 isoform X2, which translates into the protein MGIAAPPCQQTTTRQVSATTSSAAIYGGRPATASSMSHSQGFHQGSSGVYGFSSDGFDRPGSSQDHDQQQEQQQHHVAQQSRRDKMRVQGFDPAAAAAHGLLPIDGDEHVEPGAMYDHAAAAGASNMLAEMFNFSAQTPSGPSATELLASQMNANYRFGFRQQAPGAVVAGLPGDGGWFGSGGPGRAGVVLGGANLLGETSSPKQQAGGMAGLATDPAAAMQLFLMNPQQQQQSRSSPPSPPPSDAQSAIQHHEAFQAYGNAASSFGGGGAGVVEGQGLSLSLSPSLQQLEMAKQAEELRVRDGVLYFNRQQQQQQQAPSVQQLPMALHGQVGTMGQQLHVGYGPAGVAGVLRNSKYTRAAQELLDEFCSVGRGQTIKGGGRGAGGSSSNPNASKGGPSSSGAAQSPSSASKEPPQLSPADRFEQQRKKAKLISMLDEVDRRYNHYCDQMQMVVNFFDSVMGFGAATPYTALAQKAMSRHFRCLKDAIAAQLRHTCELLGEKDAGTSSGLTKGETPRLRAIDQSLRQQRAFHHMGMMEQEAWRPQRGLPERSVSILRSWLFEHFLHPYPSDADKHLLARQTGLSRNQVSNWFINARVRLWKPMIEEMYQQETKELEGSSAGGGGGGPESGNDPSGADDLHSPTTTGAQQHPQQQVVMQHGGGRYGQQEHGMSGVHPHKLDPGAGPSVADAAFVGLDPAELLGGDAHVGAADDLYGRFEPGVRMRYGPAATGAVSGDVSLTLGLQHAGAGNQGPDGSGRFSLRDYNGC